From one Marinobacter sp. LV10MA510-1 genomic stretch:
- the uvrA gene encoding excinuclease ABC subunit UvrA: protein MDQIQIKGARTHNLKNIDLDIPRDKLIVITGLSGSGKSSLAFDTLYAEGQRRYVESLSTYARQFLSMMEKPDVDHIEGLSPAISIEQKSTSHNPRSTVGTITEIYDYLRLLFARAGEPRCPEHGQPLEAQTVSQMVDQVLAMEEDSRLMILAPVIRDRKGEHLQVVETMRSQGFIRLRIDGTVYDIDDVPALDKKRKHHIDVVVDRFKVKPGLEQRLAESFETALALADGIALVAAMDGSGEDTTLSARYACNQCGYAISELEPRLFSFNNPAGACPTCDGLGVKQFFDSDKIIQHPEANLASGAIKGWDRRAVYYFQLLSSVAEHYNIDLDTPWCDLPESVQQVMLNGSGSEDISFRYVNSRGHIMERLHSFEGILPNLERRYRETDSQSVREELARNLSTQPCRDCGGARLRRSARNVFIDDRNLPAIAHLPVGEAHRYFSQLTLPGARGEIAEKILKEVRQRLQFLVNVGLEYLSLERSADTLSGGEAQRIRLASQIGAGLVGVMYILDEPSIGLHQRDNDRLLETLYHLRDLGNTVIVVEHDEEAILAADHVIDIGPGAGVHGGQIIAQGKPADILANPNSLTGQYLNGTKCIAIPEKRNPGSGQFLKLTGASGNNLTNVDLAIPLGVMTCITGVSGSGKSTLINGTLYPIAATALNKATTLSHGPYTGIEGIDLLDKVIDIDQSPIGRTPRSNPATYTGLFTPIRELFSGTQEARSRGYKPGRFSFNVKGGRCEACQGDGVIKVEMHFLPDIYVPCDVCKSKRYNRETLEVRYKGKNIHEVLSMTVEEGRAFFDAVPFLARKLQTLVDVGLSYIRLGQSAVTLSGGEAQRVKLAKELSKRDTGQTLYILDEPTTGLHFYDIQQLLTVLQRLRDHGNTIVVIEHNLDVIKTADWIVDLGPEGGSGGGLIVAEGTPEQVAENKASHTGRYLKPLLEKQKKAQRS from the coding sequence ATGGACCAGATCCAGATCAAGGGTGCCCGCACCCACAATTTGAAGAACATCGACCTGGACATACCCCGGGACAAACTGATTGTGATTACCGGTTTGTCAGGCTCTGGCAAGTCATCACTGGCGTTTGACACTCTTTACGCCGAGGGCCAGCGGCGCTATGTGGAATCGCTGTCGACCTATGCCCGCCAGTTTTTGTCGATGATGGAAAAGCCTGACGTTGACCACATTGAAGGCTTGTCGCCGGCCATTTCCATCGAGCAAAAGTCCACATCCCACAACCCACGCTCTACCGTCGGTACAATTACCGAGATATACGATTACCTGCGCCTGCTGTTTGCCCGCGCCGGCGAACCCCGCTGCCCCGAACACGGCCAGCCGCTGGAAGCGCAAACCGTAAGCCAAATGGTGGATCAGGTTTTAGCGATGGAGGAAGACTCGCGGCTGATGATTCTGGCCCCGGTGATTCGTGACCGCAAGGGCGAGCATCTGCAAGTGGTTGAAACCATGCGCAGCCAGGGTTTTATACGCCTTCGGATAGACGGCACGGTTTACGACATTGATGACGTTCCGGCTCTGGACAAAAAGCGTAAACACCATATTGATGTTGTGGTTGACCGTTTCAAGGTAAAACCCGGCCTGGAACAACGCCTGGCCGAAAGTTTTGAAACCGCTCTGGCTTTGGCCGACGGCATCGCGTTAGTGGCCGCTATGGATGGCAGCGGCGAAGACACCACGCTGTCGGCTCGCTATGCCTGTAACCAGTGCGGTTATGCCATCAGCGAGCTCGAGCCCCGATTGTTCTCGTTCAACAACCCGGCTGGCGCCTGCCCTACCTGCGACGGGCTTGGCGTGAAGCAGTTCTTCGACTCCGACAAGATTATTCAGCACCCGGAGGCCAATCTTGCCTCCGGCGCCATCAAGGGCTGGGACCGCCGGGCGGTGTATTACTTTCAGCTTCTTAGCAGCGTGGCCGAACACTACAATATTGATCTGGACACGCCCTGGTGCGACCTGCCCGAATCGGTGCAACAGGTGATGCTGAATGGCTCGGGCAGCGAGGACATTAGTTTCCGCTACGTAAACAGCCGCGGCCACATCATGGAACGGCTGCATTCGTTCGAGGGCATATTACCCAACCTGGAACGGCGTTACCGTGAAACCGATTCCCAAAGTGTACGGGAAGAACTGGCCCGCAACCTGAGCACCCAGCCCTGTAGGGACTGCGGCGGCGCACGTTTGCGCCGTTCAGCGCGCAACGTGTTTATTGATGATCGAAATCTGCCAGCCATTGCCCACCTGCCGGTTGGCGAGGCGCACCGCTACTTTAGCCAACTGACTCTACCGGGCGCCAGAGGCGAAATTGCCGAAAAAATTCTAAAAGAAGTCCGCCAACGCCTGCAATTCCTGGTAAACGTTGGCTTGGAGTACCTGTCCCTTGAACGCAGCGCCGACACACTCTCCGGCGGCGAGGCCCAGCGCATACGCCTGGCGAGCCAGATTGGCGCCGGCCTGGTGGGCGTTATGTACATACTGGACGAACCGTCCATCGGCCTGCACCAGCGCGACAACGACCGCCTGCTAGAAACCCTTTACCACCTGCGTGACCTGGGCAACACAGTAATTGTGGTAGAGCACGACGAAGAGGCCATACTGGCGGCAGACCACGTTATCGACATAGGCCCGGGCGCCGGCGTACATGGCGGCCAAATAATAGCCCAAGGCAAACCGGCAGACATACTCGCAAACCCCAATTCACTAACGGGCCAGTACCTTAACGGCACCAAGTGCATCGCCATACCCGAAAAACGCAATCCCGGGTCCGGCCAATTTCTGAAACTGACCGGCGCCAGCGGCAACAACCTGACGAACGTTGACCTGGCTATACCCCTGGGCGTGATGACCTGCATTACCGGCGTGTCCGGCTCTGGCAAATCTACTTTGATCAACGGCACCCTCTACCCCATAGCGGCCACCGCATTGAATAAAGCCACGACCCTAAGCCATGGCCCCTACACCGGCATTGAAGGGATAGACCTGCTGGACAAAGTCATCGACATCGACCAAAGCCCCATTGGCCGCACACCAAGATCCAACCCGGCCACCTACACCGGGCTGTTCACCCCCATCCGCGAACTGTTTTCCGGCACCCAGGAAGCACGCTCAAGAGGTTACAAGCCCGGCCGTTTCTCCTTCAACGTTAAAGGCGGCCGCTGCGAAGCCTGTCAGGGCGACGGCGTCATCAAAGTAGAAATGCACTTCCTGCCGGACATCTATGTGCCCTGCGACGTCTGCAAAAGCAAGCGCTACAACCGCGAAACTCTGGAAGTGCGCTATAAGGGCAAGAACATCCATGAAGTTCTGTCTATGACCGTAGAAGAAGGCCGGGCGTTCTTCGACGCCGTTCCCTTTCTGGCCAGAAAACTGCAGACCCTGGTGGACGTGGGCTTGTCGTACATCCGCCTCGGCCAAAGTGCTGTGACGCTGTCCGGCGGTGAAGCCCAACGAGTGAAACTTGCCAAAGAGCTTTCTAAAAGAGATACCGGCCAAACGCTGTATATTCTGGATGAACCCACCACCGGACTTCACTTCTACGATATCCAGCAGTTGTTGACCGTATTGCAACGCCTCCGTGATCACGGCAACACCATCGTGGTCATAGAGCACAACCTGGACGTGATTAAGACTGCCGACTGGATTG